Proteins from a single region of Azospira inquinata:
- a CDS encoding hemerythrin domain-containing protein gives MLSFSLPGTESPSWDDPLEMLQACHERIEAQLALLERLRTHLAEHGVDQAAQEAIAGIQRYFTLAAPLHHQDEEEDLFPAMADRVSQEGRGELGALVGQLLVDHYWMDRERQWLLGALAKTRDEGRDQLDWPRVAAFAARYRAHILKENTQLLPWARRLLPEDMLRRLGIPMGARRGAGSQGPEGG, from the coding sequence TCCCCTGGAAATGCTCCAGGCCTGCCACGAGCGTATTGAGGCCCAGCTTGCCCTGCTGGAGCGCCTCCGGACCCATCTGGCGGAACACGGAGTGGATCAAGCCGCCCAAGAGGCGATTGCCGGGATTCAGCGTTATTTCACCCTGGCGGCCCCTCTTCACCACCAAGACGAGGAGGAAGACCTGTTCCCCGCCATGGCGGACCGGGTGTCCCAGGAGGGGCGGGGGGAATTGGGGGCCCTGGTGGGCCAGTTGCTGGTGGATCACTACTGGATGGACCGGGAGCGGCAATGGCTACTGGGTGCCCTGGCCAAAACCCGGGATGAGGGCCGGGACCAGCTGGATTGGCCCCGGGTAGCAGCCTTTGCCGCCCGGTATCGGGCCCATATTCTCAAGGAAAATACCCAGCTTTTGCCCTGGGCCCGGCGATTGTTGCCGGAGGATATGTTGCGGCGCCTGGGTATTCCCATGGGCGCTCGCCGGGGCGCGGGGAGCCAGGGGCCTGAGGGGGGCTAA